A window from Ignavibacteriota bacterium encodes these proteins:
- a CDS encoding EamA family transporter, with amino-acid sequence MKNIWKPLFSITMWGASFVATKSLLDSLTPLNIIYLRLIFGILTALFIAFSRKRNFSLEQKDIKGILILSIISTTHLWIQVTGMQFTSASNTGWIIGIVPVIMAIMGFAFYKEKMNSVQLIGAVIAFTGLIILISKGNLKSLNFISNFGDLLVLGSAFTWSIYSFWGRKVTLNYPPSLTILYLFVTMLILLTPFSISQDFANRVFSLTIINWSAILFLGIFCSGIAYVLWAEAMKELPANRVGAFLYLEPFVTVFTAWIFLNEEITLLTLLSGVIIILGVVMVNRK; translated from the coding sequence ATAAAAAATATTTGGAAACCCTTATTTTCAATTACAATGTGGGGTGCATCTTTTGTCGCTACTAAAAGTCTCTTGGATTCACTAACTCCGTTAAACATAATTTATTTGCGACTAATATTTGGAATTCTCACAGCACTATTTATTGCTTTTTCTCGAAAAAGAAATTTTTCTCTTGAGCAAAAAGATATTAAGGGAATTTTAATTTTATCAATAATTTCAACTACACATTTGTGGATTCAAGTTACGGGAATGCAGTTTACGTCAGCTTCAAATACGGGCTGGATAATTGGCATTGTGCCAGTAATTATGGCAATTATGGGGTTTGCATTTTACAAAGAAAAAATGAATTCCGTTCAGTTAATTGGAGCAGTAATTGCATTTACCGGATTGATAATTTTAATCAGCAAAGGAAATTTAAAATCTCTTAATTTTATTTCAAATTTTGGCGATCTTTTAGTTTTGGGCAGCGCTTTTACTTGGAGCATTTATTCGTTTTGGGGAAGAAAAGTAACTTTAAATTATCCGCCATCGTTAACAATACTTTATTTATTTGTAACAATGCTAATTCTACTAACTCCATTTTCAATTTCGCAAGATTTTGCAAATCGAGTTTTTTCATTAACAATAATTAACTGGAGCGCAATTTTATTTCTCGGAATTTTCTGCTCGGGAATTGCTTACGTGCTTTGGGCCGAAGCAATGAAAGAACTTCCCGCAAATAGAGTTGGCGCATTTCTTTATTTAGAACCATTTGTTACAGTCTTTACTGCATGGATTTTTTTGAATGAAGAAATTACACTTTTAACTTTGTTAAGCGGAGTTATTATAATTTTAGGGGTTGTTATGGTAAATAGAAAATAA
- a CDS encoding epimerase, which translates to MKINTIITGSTGMVGEGVLHICLNNENVEKVLVINRKPCGVIHPKLTEIIHKNFIDLSEIENQLIGYNACYFCAGVSSIGKSEEEYKKVTYDLTLNFAKTLAKLNPQMVFTYVSGTGTDSSEKGKLMWARVKGKTENDLLKLPFKDAYMFRPGYIQPINGLKNSYKIYKLTSPFFPILEKLFSKHVITLEELGNSMINVTNNGYEKNVLENVDIRKTVE; encoded by the coding sequence ATGAAAATAAATACAATAATTACTGGATCAACCGGAATGGTTGGCGAAGGCGTTTTACACATTTGTTTAAATAATGAAAATGTTGAAAAAGTATTGGTAATAAATAGAAAACCTTGCGGAGTTATTCATCCCAAATTAACGGAAATAATTCACAAAAATTTTATTGATTTAAGCGAAATAGAAAATCAGTTAATTGGATATAATGCATGCTACTTTTGTGCTGGGGTTTCATCAATTGGGAAAAGTGAAGAAGAATATAAAAAAGTAACATATGATTTGACTTTAAATTTTGCAAAGACTTTAGCTAAGTTAAATCCGCAAATGGTGTTTACTTATGTTTCCGGAACCGGAACAGACAGCTCAGAAAAAGGAAAATTAATGTGGGCGCGAGTTAAAGGAAAAACCGAAAATGATTTATTAAAACTTCCATTTAAAGATGCATATATGTTCAGACCTGGATATATTCAGCCAATTAATGGTTTAAAAAATTCGTATAAAATTTACAAACTAACTTCTCCATTTTTTCCAATTTTAGAAAAACTATTTTCTAAACATGTAATAACTTTAGAAGAACTCGGAAACTCAATGATTAACGTAACAAATAATGGTTACGAGAAAAATGTTTTAGAAAATGTTGATATAAGAAAAACGGTGGAATAA
- a CDS encoding acyltransferase family protein, giving the protein MKENYLNSQRKYYLDWLRVIAFYILIFYHVGMIFVPWDFHIKNNPTLEWFETWMAFFNQWRLPLLFTISGMVIFYSMGKRTVAGIIAERSKRLLIPLIFGMLVIVPPQIYYERISDGIHFANYWEFWKTVFEFIPYPKGGSLSWHHLWYILYIFVYSVIALPLFLFLRSKKSNQLKEIVNVFFTKHPNIIYLLTIPLLTFYYSLAETFPTTHALINDWYNHSVSFTFFIFGFCISTFSGLWNSIIVNRKKSLIISIIPILFLLIFVWGPTFEIMNEDTISFEILYGLLKWILIPSWIFTLLGYGKFLLNKPSKVLTYANESVYPLYILHQTIMIIFGYYIINFNWNVYIKFGVIIFLTFGGSFLFYELFIRRFNLMRLLFGMKANISKTENIF; this is encoded by the coding sequence GTGAAAGAAAATTATTTAAACTCTCAAAGAAAATACTATTTAGATTGGCTCCGCGTAATTGCATTCTACATTTTAATTTTTTATCACGTGGGAATGATTTTCGTTCCTTGGGATTTTCACATAAAAAATAATCCAACTTTGGAGTGGTTTGAAACTTGGATGGCGTTTTTCAATCAATGGCGTTTACCATTATTATTTACAATTTCCGGAATGGTGATTTTTTATTCAATGGGAAAAAGAACCGTAGCTGGAATTATTGCAGAAAGATCAAAAAGATTATTAATTCCTTTAATATTCGGAATGCTGGTAATTGTTCCGCCGCAAATTTATTATGAAAGAATTTCTGATGGAATTCATTTTGCAAATTATTGGGAGTTTTGGAAAACCGTTTTTGAATTTATTCCTTACCCAAAAGGTGGAAGTTTAAGTTGGCATCACTTATGGTATATACTTTATATTTTTGTTTATTCTGTAATTGCACTTCCGTTATTTTTATTTTTGAGAAGTAAAAAATCAAACCAACTAAAAGAAATAGTAAATGTTTTTTTCACAAAACATCCAAACATAATTTATTTATTAACTATTCCACTTTTAACATTTTATTATTCTTTAGCAGAAACTTTTCCAACAACACATGCACTTATTAATGATTGGTACAATCACAGTGTTTCGTTTACATTTTTTATTTTCGGATTTTGCATTTCTACTTTTTCCGGTTTGTGGAATTCAATAATTGTAAATAGAAAAAAATCTTTGATTATTTCCATTATACCAATTTTGTTTTTATTGATTTTTGTCTGGGGTCCAACATTTGAAATAATGAACGAAGATACAATTTCTTTTGAAATTTTATATGGTTTACTAAAATGGATTCTAATTCCTTCTTGGATTTTTACATTACTAGGTTACGGAAAATTTTTATTGAACAAACCGAGTAAAGTTTTAACCTATGCAAATGAATCTGTATATCCGCTTTATATTTTACATCAAACAATTATGATAATTTTCGGCTACTACATAATTAATTTTAATTGGAATGTTTATATAAAATTTGGTGTGATTATTTTTTTAACATTCGGAGGAAGTTTTCTTTTTTACGAATTGTTTATAAGAAGATTTAACTTAATGCGATTGTTGTTTGGTATGAAGGCAAATATTTCAAAAACCGAAAATATTTTTTAA
- a CDS encoding T9SS type A sorting domain-containing protein, which yields MKAKILFLCLFVFSFIPLKTNAYNYVNFQARQINGYNYWNILEFNEFETMVVVDGLFYETTLTMKVRLGNYLEYWNNTKVYPPAGNYEFTWNFSLPEKSVITDCKMWDDSKNSFVSAQMIDLSTAEENYDENNTSKQQLLMREYRNRNYYGTLDNFLELKITPVDSKQYKKIQIKFLTPCEMYWDVRRFNILTRNFYQPYQSWNNGSYIFTNNDKPAIFKIIDKNNPNEKPRNIVNIDANWQKSGDYWQWQTGPNLEYYQWSENALLRVPMEIVNGKYLKTFDDGKNKFYQTSILPQITNDDRPSKNVIIAIDLANGNYNSILDNIKYSIKFGLTEKDSILFIVSDFNPKWLGDNFQKKTDDFIEQKINEAKTYDPKLNTLPFILRAAVNKFNQVDKGGEIWLISDDATHSETAAEAMEIVDQTIFSANNDIKFRIMDVSNGYNGNYINNKYYRGNQYLYENLFRLTGGSYKNIWDYPEYDWADVGFDVFSPVIGVVEIDPIPQNGFSYSRVDLNNGRKSFNMMSRYFQIGLYEGENPFDILYNGYFENNLYRKTFNVEETLVKNDFDHFAKTYWYSNYIRENLLAQPQTYETIKYIEKLAVENNIITPYSGFLLPGVNNYIGFKALTLDDTLTVPDSISTSVEEIPEVPKTYTLSAYPNPFNPTTTINIEMSNNADKNFTVEIYNILGQKVKSYEFTNNFNTVKQIVWNGKNEYGEDVSSGTYIVRYVSNQHIQTMKLLLIR from the coding sequence ATGAAAGCAAAGATACTCTTTTTATGTTTATTTGTTTTCAGTTTTATACCATTAAAAACTAATGCGTATAATTATGTAAATTTTCAAGCCAGACAAATCAATGGATATAATTACTGGAACATATTGGAATTCAATGAATTTGAAACAATGGTAGTTGTAGATGGTTTGTTTTATGAAACAACTTTAACAATGAAAGTCAGATTGGGTAATTATCTTGAATATTGGAATAATACTAAGGTTTATCCTCCAGCTGGTAATTACGAATTTACTTGGAATTTTAGTTTACCAGAAAAATCGGTTATAACAGATTGCAAAATGTGGGATGATAGTAAAAATTCATTTGTTTCTGCACAGATGATTGACCTTTCAACAGCCGAAGAAAATTATGATGAAAACAACACTTCAAAGCAGCAATTATTGATGAGGGAATACAGAAATAGAAATTATTATGGAACATTAGATAATTTTTTAGAACTAAAAATTACCCCCGTTGATAGCAAGCAATATAAAAAAATACAAATTAAATTCTTAACACCATGTGAAATGTATTGGGATGTCAGAAGATTTAATATTCTGACAAGAAATTTTTATCAACCGTATCAAAGCTGGAACAACGGAAGTTATATTTTTACTAATAATGATAAACCCGCAATATTTAAAATAATTGATAAAAACAATCCGAACGAAAAACCTAGAAATATAGTTAATATAGATGCTAACTGGCAAAAATCCGGTGATTATTGGCAATGGCAGACAGGACCAAATCTCGAATATTACCAATGGAGCGAAAACGCTTTATTACGTGTTCCAATGGAAATTGTTAATGGGAAATATTTAAAAACTTTTGATGACGGCAAAAACAAATTTTATCAAACTTCAATCTTGCCGCAAATTACTAATGATGATAGACCTTCAAAAAATGTAATTATTGCAATTGATCTCGCTAATGGAAATTATAATTCAATTCTTGATAACATAAAATATTCCATAAAATTTGGTTTAACTGAAAAAGATTCAATACTTTTTATAGTAAGCGATTTTAATCCTAAATGGCTTGGCGATAATTTTCAGAAAAAAACTGATGATTTTATTGAACAAAAGATAAATGAAGCTAAAACTTACGACCCAAAATTAAATACACTTCCATTTATTTTAAGAGCTGCCGTTAATAAATTCAACCAAGTTGATAAGGGCGGAGAAATATGGTTAATTTCAGACGATGCAACTCATTCTGAAACAGCTGCTGAAGCAATGGAAATAGTTGATCAAACTATATTTTCTGCAAATAATGATATCAAATTCAGAATTATGGATGTTAGCAACGGTTATAATGGTAATTATATAAACAATAAGTATTACAGAGGCAATCAATATCTTTATGAAAATTTATTTAGACTTACCGGCGGGTCATATAAAAATATTTGGGATTATCCCGAATATGATTGGGCAGATGTTGGTTTTGATGTTTTTTCTCCCGTAATTGGTGTTGTAGAAATTGATCCAATTCCGCAGAACGGATTCAGTTACTCAAGAGTAGATTTAAATAACGGACGTAAAAGTTTTAATATGATGTCCCGTTATTTTCAAATTGGATTGTATGAAGGCGAAAATCCTTTCGATATTTTATATAACGGATATTTTGAAAATAATTTATATCGAAAAACTTTTAATGTAGAGGAAACCTTAGTAAAAAATGATTTTGATCATTTTGCAAAAACTTATTGGTATTCAAATTATATAAGAGAAAATTTACTTGCTCAGCCGCAGACTTACGAAACCATAAAATATATTGAAAAGCTTGCGGTTGAAAATAATATTATAACGCCATACAGCGGATTTTTACTTCCGGGAGTAAATAATTATATAGGATTCAAAGCATTAACTCTTGATGATACGCTAACAGTACCGGATTCCATTTCTACATCGGTTGAAGAAATTCCGGAGGTCCCAAAAACTTATACATTATCTGCTTATCCAAATCCGTTTAATCCAACTACAACAATAAATATAGAAATGTCTAACAATGCTGATAAAAATTTTACAGTTGAGATATATAATATTTTAGGACAGAAAGTGAAATCCTATGAATTTACCAACAATTTTAATACTGTTAAACAAATTGTTTGGAATGGTAAAAACGAATATGGAGAAGATGTTAGTTCGGGTACATACATTGTCCGGTATGTATCTAATCAACATATTCAAACAATGAAACTTCTTTTAATTCGTTAA
- a CDS encoding T9SS type A sorting domain-containing protein, translated as MKKLLLIYILFCYSITFASEYSVYEANYPNVKDYNVNIHDATIKVLPRGNFIELNVYMTVSYDFNSWFFKNYNELEFQWLFSLPEHAIMTDFKLWITEDSTISATVMDKWTAELLFSDVSTPVRHPGLLTQSSATREGKVNYNLKIFPLKRNEKRKFKIQYLVPGRPSASSLRAWLPTTEIIAKKTSRNVKDINIVYQYDNNPLEPKVVGADVISKSHSQLDSTWNLKIPVKYDQFVEFVIPSPIQNNIYLSSYKYNNENYYHLAVYPPETQKIKENRKILICVDFNIYNTKNFDGEYLLTYLKETIAQATDENDSVNIMIAYDDINIASEEWVSCTEENLDSLFTKIMKRSFPTYSYFQPLMSKAAEFINKSTGNPEVVVFSNTDEINLGVNDKEALAGEILAMFKNQSKLHFVDLDNVNSLVYNYNYNTGNGYYETQLQSFYGKMSNETAGNLYYLRYHDIKTILNAFFYEKISHFESVEVQMTLQNGYSYSKHLMNENEGYYPLDFPIMQSGKFTGEFPIQLKIIGKKQMETVDTTFIINQNDLTEGNNKIVTSWYGKNINDLLDYSYDPLTISSIIDMSVEQKILTPYSGFIIIDKNIISYTNNEDDDSEDENYNEGDDDMTGVDDNIQNSFDLELSAYPNPFNSMVTLKVTIPETNNYTLIIYNILGQKVKEFDLSSFSSGTHYIQWNGISDENRKVASGLYFAVLHGLNKTEIVKLQLVE; from the coding sequence ATGAAAAAATTACTTTTAATATATATTTTATTTTGCTATTCAATAACATTTGCTAGCGAATATTCGGTTTATGAAGCTAATTATCCAAATGTAAAAGATTATAATGTAAATATTCATGATGCAACAATTAAAGTATTACCGCGTGGAAATTTTATTGAACTGAATGTTTATATGACGGTATCATACGATTTTAACAGTTGGTTTTTTAAGAATTATAATGAATTGGAATTTCAATGGTTATTTTCACTTCCGGAACATGCCATAATGACCGATTTCAAATTGTGGATAACAGAAGATTCTACAATCTCAGCAACCGTAATGGATAAATGGACAGCAGAATTATTGTTTAGTGATGTAAGTACTCCGGTAAGACATCCCGGTTTGCTAACTCAATCTTCTGCAACTCGCGAAGGAAAAGTAAATTATAATCTTAAAATATTTCCATTAAAACGAAATGAAAAAAGAAAATTTAAAATTCAATATTTGGTACCTGGAAGACCTTCTGCAAGTTCTTTAAGAGCTTGGCTTCCAACCACAGAAATAATTGCAAAAAAGACATCAAGAAATGTTAAAGATATTAACATAGTTTACCAATATGATAATAACCCTTTAGAACCAAAAGTTGTTGGGGCTGACGTAATAAGCAAAAGCCATTCTCAATTGGATTCTACTTGGAATTTAAAAATTCCGGTTAAATATGATCAGTTTGTTGAATTTGTAATTCCATCTCCAATTCAAAATAATATTTATTTAAGTTCGTATAAATACAATAATGAAAACTATTATCACTTAGCTGTTTATCCACCAGAAACGCAGAAAATTAAAGAAAATAGGAAAATTTTAATTTGTGTTGATTTCAATATTTACAATACGAAGAATTTTGATGGTGAATATTTACTAACGTATTTGAAAGAAACAATTGCCCAAGCAACTGATGAAAATGATTCAGTAAATATTATGATTGCATATGACGATATTAATATTGCATCTGAAGAATGGGTTAGTTGTACCGAAGAAAATTTAGATTCACTCTTTACAAAAATTATGAAAAGATCATTTCCAACATATAGTTATTTCCAACCGTTAATGAGCAAAGCTGCGGAGTTTATAAACAAATCAACCGGAAATCCCGAGGTTGTTGTTTTCTCAAACACAGATGAAATAAATTTAGGAGTTAATGATAAAGAAGCTTTAGCTGGTGAAATTTTAGCAATGTTTAAAAATCAATCAAAGTTACATTTTGTTGATCTGGACAATGTTAATTCGTTGGTGTACAACTATAATTATAATACTGGAAATGGTTATTACGAAACCCAGCTGCAATCATTCTATGGAAAAATGAGTAATGAAACAGCTGGAAATTTATATTATTTACGATATCATGATATTAAAACAATTTTAAATGCATTCTTTTATGAAAAAATAAGTCACTTTGAAAGTGTTGAAGTTCAAATGACATTACAAAATGGCTACTCATATAGCAAACATTTAATGAATGAAAATGAAGGATATTACCCACTTGATTTTCCAATTATGCAATCCGGAAAATTTACTGGTGAATTTCCAATTCAATTAAAAATAATCGGCAAAAAACAAATGGAAACCGTTGATACTACTTTTATAATTAATCAAAATGATTTGACAGAAGGAAATAATAAAATAGTTACATCATGGTATGGAAAAAACATAAATGATCTATTAGATTATTCATACGATCCGCTAACAATTAGCAGTATTATTGATATGAGCGTTGAGCAGAAAATATTAACTCCTTACAGCGGATTTATAATAATTGATAAAAACATAATTAGCTATACGAATAATGAAGATGATGATTCCGAAGATGAAAATTACAATGAAGGTGATGATGACATGACTGGTGTTGATGATAATATTCAAAATTCGTTTGACTTGGAACTTTCTGCATATCCCAATCCATTTAATAGTATGGTAACTTTAAAAGTTACAATTCCAGAAACAAATAACTACACTTTAATTATTTATAATATTCTTGGACAAAAAGTAAAAGAATTTGATCTTTCTTCATTTTCAAGTGGAACTCATTATATTCAATGGAATGGAATATCTGATGAAAATAGAAAAGTAGCTTCCGGATTATACTTTGCTGTTCTTCACGGTTTGAATAAAACTGAAATTGTAAAATTACAGCTTGTTGAATAA
- a CDS encoding OsmC family peroxiredoxin codes for MGKHYAKAKWEGTLKDGYGKMNFTGYDGPFNFRSRFEDGPETSPEELVGAANAGCFSMFLSALISKKELTPTSIETKATVELGQDNGPKITSILLECEAVVPGLSEEDFNQLAKEAKANCPISRLFAGTEITLNAKLIS; via the coding sequence ATGGGCAAACATTATGCAAAAGCAAAATGGGAAGGAACATTAAAAGATGGTTACGGAAAAATGAATTTTACCGGATATGATGGACCTTTTAATTTCCGCTCAAGATTTGAAGATGGTCCCGAAACAAGTCCGGAAGAATTGGTTGGCGCAGCAAATGCCGGATGTTTTTCAATGTTTTTATCTGCATTAATTTCTAAAAAGGAATTAACTCCAACCAGCATTGAAACAAAAGCAACTGTTGAATTGGGTCAAGATAACGGTCCAAAAATTACATCAATTTTATTGGAATGCGAAGCTGTTGTTCCGGGTTTAAGTGAAGAAGATTTTAATCAATTGGCAAAAGAAGCAAAGGCTAATTGTCCTATTTCCAGATTATTTGCCGGAACAGAAATTACTCTTAATGCTAAATTGATTTCTTAG
- a CDS encoding DUF2721 domain-containing protein, whose translation MELTKSLVEFFQSSISPLVLISGVGLILLSLTNRLARTIDRSRGLVADIEKDKLTDQEIKNKKLQLKILVRRSYILKYSIGSISFSILCSSLIIPVLLIMNLFQVNLEALGITFFILSITGIISSALFLFADVNLTLKALEYEIADHMK comes from the coding sequence ATGGAATTAACAAAATCTTTAGTGGAATTTTTTCAATCATCAATTTCTCCGCTTGTATTAATTTCTGGCGTTGGATTAATTCTGCTTTCATTAACAAACAGACTTGCAAGAACAATTGATAGATCACGCGGTTTAGTTGCAGATATTGAAAAAGATAAGTTAACGGATCAAGAAATCAAAAACAAAAAACTTCAGCTAAAAATTTTAGTTAGAAGAAGTTATATTTTAAAATATTCAATTGGGTCAATTTCATTCAGCATTCTTTGCAGTAGTTTAATAATTCCAGTTTTATTAATTATGAATTTATTTCAAGTGAATTTGGAAGCTTTAGGAATTACATTTTTTATTTTAAGTATTACAGGAATTATTTCATCTGCCTTATTTTTATTTGCGGATGTAAACTTGACTTTAAAAGCTCTTGAATATGAAATTGCAGATCACATGAAATAA
- a CDS encoding pirin family protein, which yields MNKIFHPASERGFFDHGWLKTFHSFSFASWYSPQKIRFGKLRVLNDDWVAPAEGFGMHPHDNMEIVTILLKGSLAHKDSMGHQEIIKPNEIQVMSAGTGITHSEFNASENENVELLQIWVFPDKSGHTPRYDQKYFNPVERRNKLQTVVAPNKNENSLWLNQDAYLSWGEFEKDQVVNYQIHNSKNGVYIFVIEGIIKTADEILSRRDAIGIWNSEKLEISILENSFILLIEIPMN from the coding sequence ATGAATAAGATATTTCATCCGGCTTCCGAAAGGGGATTTTTTGATCATGGTTGGTTAAAAACTTTTCACTCGTTTAGTTTTGCAAGCTGGTACTCGCCGCAAAAAATTAGGTTTGGAAAATTGCGTGTTTTAAATGATGATTGGGTTGCGCCTGCAGAAGGTTTTGGAATGCATCCGCATGATAATATGGAAATTGTTACTATTCTTCTCAAAGGAAGTTTGGCGCACAAAGACAGCATGGGACATCAAGAAATTATTAAACCAAACGAAATTCAAGTTATGTCCGCTGGAACGGGAATTACTCATTCCGAATTTAACGCTTCCGAAAATGAAAATGTTGAACTTTTACAGATTTGGGTTTTTCCGGATAAAAGCGGACACACTCCAAGATATGATCAAAAATATTTTAATCCAGTAGAAAGAAGAAATAAACTGCAAACCGTTGTTGCACCAAATAAAAATGAAAATTCACTTTGGCTAAATCAAGATGCATATTTAAGTTGGGGAGAATTTGAAAAAGATCAAGTTGTAAATTATCAAATCCACAATTCTAAAAACGGTGTTTACATTTTTGTAATTGAAGGCATAATTAAAACCGCTGATGAAATTTTATCTCGCAGAGATGCAATTGGAATTTGGAACTCCGAAAAGTTAGAAATTTCCATATTAGAAAATTCCTTTATTTTATTGATTGAAATTCCTATGAACTAA